The Arachis hypogaea cultivar Tifrunner chromosome 14, arahy.Tifrunner.gnm2.J5K5, whole genome shotgun sequence DNA window GATGGGTTGTCAAGAACGTAGAGGAAGTACGATAGGTAGTTGGTCAGATCTAATAGGGATTGTAAATGGACGGTAGTTGGAGATGGCAACTCTCCTACCTCTGATCTTGGGGGAGAGGATCAAGTTGGCCCTTGCGAATAGCTTGATGCACTATCTCCCTTCAGTCCTTTGAATGAAATGCGgcaaaaggaaataaaatccatgGATTGGCCCCATCGTCTCCACCCTATAGAAACAATGATATCATCCCAACGATATCTTCGGCATCCAAAGGGTTGCAGACCGACCATAGAAACCCTATTCAAAAAGCGAAGCACATCATCTATCTGCTCTTAAGTTAGGCAGTAAGGGTCGAAGCATGGCAATCACTCATTCTTAAAATCATAATTCTTAAGACCAAAGAGTCGAGCGGAAAGGGGGATCTCCATTCCCGGTTCTCTTATAGTTGGATCCTCTGGAACCACAATAATCTTTAGTTAGAAGGGGATTCCAACTCAGCACCTTTTGAGATTTTGAGAAGAGTTGCTCTTTGGAAAGCACAATACAATAAAAGTTGTAAGCTATGTTTGAGAGAGAGTTATTGTCTATCGTTGGCCTCTATAATAGAATCAGTCAGGGCCTGAGAGGCGATGGTTTACCCTGTGGTAGATGTCAGTGGTTCGAGTCTGCTTATCTCCAACTCGTGAACTTAATCGATACAAAGTTATGCTATATGATAACACCCAATTTTTCTGATTTGGCAGCATGATCTGTGCTATGATTTATTATTCATGGACGTTGATAAGATCTGTTTATCTAACAACACTTTAGGATGGCATAACCTTCAACTTACGGGCGAGGGTCAAACGAGATTGAAAATAAGCGTAGATCCGGAGATTACTGAATAGGTCAACCTTTCGAATTGCAGATGAATCCATGGGCAGGCAAGAGACAGCCTGGCCAACTAAAACATCTTAGtagccaaagaaaaagaaagcaaaagtgaCTCCCGTAATAGTGGCAAGCACAATGGAAGCAGCCTAAATCTTGAAAACGAGGTTGTGAGAGAGCTATACAAGCATTGTACTGGGCGAAGCGGTGGAGTGTTGCACCCTAGATGGAGAAGGTCCAGTAGCCGAAAGCATCAGTAGCTTACGCTCTGACCCGAGTAGCATGGGGCACGTGGAATCCCATGTGAATTAGCAATGACCACCTTGCAAAGCTAAATACTCATGGGTGATCGATAGTGAAGTAGTACCATGAATAAAGGGTGAAAAGAACTCCATCGATGAGTGAAATAGAACATGAAACCTTAAACTCCCAAGCAGTTGGAGAATCCCAGCCCGGGGATCTAACCGCGTGCCTGTTGAAGAATGAGTTGGCAACTCATAGACAGTGGCTTAGTTAAGGGAAACCATTGGAGCTGTAGCAAAAGCGAGTCTTCATAGAGCAATTGTCATTTCTTATAGACTCGAGCTTGAGTGATTTATCTATGACCAGGATGAATCTTGGGTGAAACTAAGTGGAGCTCTGCACCAACTAATGTTGAAGAATCAGTGAATGAGTTGTGGTTAGGGGTGAAATGTCATTCGAACCCAGAGCGAGCTGGTTCTCCCCGAAATGCGTTGAGGCTCAGCAGTTGACTGGAGATCTAGGGGTAAAGCACTGTTTCGATGCAAGCCATGAGAGCAGTACCAAATTGAGGCAAACTCTAAATactaaatatgattaaaaatatcattaatttgAAAATGagtgataaaattaaattgaattgatatAGTTTATTGAATGAAAGTCTTATTCATTATcactatatatataatcattATCACATaatatcaaggttctgaaaactagACGATCATCGAATCGCTCTAATCATTGTTTTACTGGTCTAACCGGTCTAACCATGGTTCAATCAGAAAAgccattttagaataaaataataaatcatgtgATGCATACCCACATAGCCAAAATCATCATCACTACCCAGGCCTGCTAAGTTGTGAGGaatgaaacttttttgaattcaaataagaCACTTTAAAGCTTAAGGACCAAAACAAGATTCTACCCAAACGTAAAGGACGAATTTAATACTTAACCCTAATACTTTATTCTAATCTTATATTTCAATTATGTTATGAATAATAACCAATAATCTGAATCGTTTTCCACTTCTCAAATACACAACCGGATGTAAGGGGAGATTTTGCATTATAAAATTATCTTCTCACatatacattgaaaatttctCCTAGTTCAATTGCATTTTCGTGTACAATATTATCAAGTTTGCAAACAAATGACTGTATCTAGCCATCAAAAATTGTGAACTTCAATTCCATGACATGCAGGTTCATTAGAAAGTAAAGTAATAAGTGAAGTAAGACTAAACCCGAAGTTGTCCTCAAGACAATTCTTCTTTATCTACATTGCAGCACAAGAATTGCACAAGAAACTCTATCGTCACACCTCAGCCAGTGTACGTGTTCCCACCAGCCGGGCCTCTGAAATCCCTGTTTGGAATGTCTCTAGGCTGGTAGTCCCTGTTGGAAGCATTGTTCGACCATCCTGCATTTGGTGGAACCCCGCCCATGTTCTGGTTTGGTGGAACCCCACCCATGTTCTGGTTTGGAGGCACTCCTCCTCCCATGTTGCCGCCATAGTTATTCTGTGGCACACCTCCCATTTGACCATAACCACTGTTTGGAGGAGCAGCCCCTGTGTTAGGAGGTGGGTTGCGGGGAGGGTAGGCACCCGGTGCATTCTGTGGTTGGTATCCGCCAGCATTTTGAGCTGCATATCCACCTGCATTTTGAGGTGCATATCCACCTGGCCCGCCACGAGGAGCATATCCACCTTGGTTGTTGGGAGTGTATCCACCTGGGCCACCAGGAGGAGCATATCCACCTGGGCCGCCAGGAGGAGCATATCCGCCTTGGTTGTTGGGAGGGTATGCACCTGGGTTGTTGGGTGGTGCACCACTCATGTTAGGACCAGCACCAGCACCAGCACCAGCACCAGCACCAGCACCAGCACCAGGATTTGGCATGGGAGGCCTACCCTGCATGTCTCGGTTCACCACATTTTCCCTCCTCCTATCAAAGTTTCTTGACCTGTCAGCATTTCGAGGCCTGTCATTGCGCCTGTTCCTTTCATTTGCTCGGGCATTGTTTCTAACCCACTCCTCGTGATACTTGGGATCATATGGTACAGCTTGTCCATCGATGAAGGGTTCACCTGGTGATGGAACCACAAAAATCCATAATGCATTAGCCAATAGCCAACACCATAAAAATTAGGCATCATGACATACCATGTTATAAAGCCTAAGAATTGTTTAACTTGATTTCCAGTTGGGGAAGTACAAGAATTAAGAGAAAGAAACATAACAAGTGCACACGAGTATATACACAAATAAACATGAGCAAGGTGACAAAACAAGGAACCTTACCTCCATAATCTTTTTCCTTGACATTC harbors:
- the LOC112740954 gene encoding multiple organellar RNA editing factor 8, chloroplastic/mitochondrial encodes the protein MATQIFSRIIPKSLTLTPFISRSLSSSTSTSTSLASASFLRRLRPLASVAYPTLRSLFLPPRSSSALFSTRASTSSLTDPNPNWSNRPPKETILLDGCDFEHWLVVMEKPEGDPTRDEIIDSYIKTLAQVIGSEEEARMKIYSVSTRHYFAFGALVSEELSYKIKELPRVRWVLPDSYLNVKEKDYGGEPFIDGQAVPYDPKYHEEWVRNNARANERNRRNDRPRNADRSRNFDRRRENVVNRDMQGRPPMPNPGAGAGAGAGAGAGAGPNMSGAPPNNPGAYPPNNQGGYAPPGGPGGYAPPGGPGGYTPNNQGGYAPRGGPGGYAPQNAGGYAAQNAGGYQPQNAPGAYPPRNPPPNTGAAPPNSGYGQMGGVPQNNYGGNMGGGVPPNQNMGGVPPNQNMGGVPPNAGWSNNASNRDYQPRDIPNRDFRGPAGGNTYTG